In Candidatus Binatia bacterium, a single genomic region encodes these proteins:
- a CDS encoding anti-sigma regulatory factor — protein MAVLRDEAKEIRTSQDVVGVRQLVREWAVYAGFSLVDQTKIVTAASELARNTLTHGGGGSMRLEALNDGNRRGIRVVFEDQGPGIPDVEQALRDGFTTGGGLGLGLGGAKRLCHDFEVTSEPGRGTRVAITRWR, from the coding sequence GTGGCCGTACTCAGGGATGAGGCCAAGGAGATCCGCACCTCGCAGGACGTGGTCGGCGTGCGCCAGCTGGTGCGCGAGTGGGCTGTGTACGCGGGCTTCAGCCTGGTGGACCAGACCAAGATCGTGACCGCCGCCAGCGAGCTCGCGCGCAACACGCTGACCCACGGCGGGGGCGGGTCGATGCGGCTCGAGGCGCTGAACGACGGGAACCGGCGCGGCATCCGGGTGGTGTTCGAGGACCAGGGGCCGGGGATCCCCGACGTGGAGCAGGCGCTGCGCGACGGCTTCACCACGGGCGGGGGGTTGGGTCTGGGACTGGGCGGGGCCAAGCGGCTCTGCCACGATTTCGAGGTCACCTCCGAGCCGGGCCGGGGCACCCGGGTCGCGATCACGCGATGGCGGTGA